Part of the Hirundo rustica isolate bHirRus1 chromosome 3, bHirRus1.pri.v3, whole genome shotgun sequence genome, GGATGCAAGCAGGTGGGAGGGGCACACAGGAAGGGAAGAGTCGGGCACTCTGTGTGCCCAGCTAGATGGTGAGCTAAGGGAGGGCGCTGAACTACTCTCACTGCTTCTTTCTCAGCTGTCCCGTTTTATGGAGCTGCGGGCCAGGGCCAGCCCAACTCCCCTTTTTCCTGCTGGCGATGCTGCTGGTCCCGTCGTGGAGAGACCCTGGGCAGCCCCGCAGAGCCTGAGTGCCGAGGCGGCAGTGGCGACGGCCCCCCCGTGCTCCCCGGCTGACTACTATGGCCGTGTACTGCTATGCGCTCAATAGCTTGGTGATGATGAATAGCAACAGCGAGGTGACAAGCGGCCGGAGCAAGACGCCGCCTCCTCCCGGACAAGTGCTGCCCAGGGGTCCGGAGACGCCCGGCAGCTGCCGCTCGCTCCCTGTCTTCAGCCCGGCCCCGGtgccgccccgctccccgcgctGTGGCCCCGCTTTCCTCTTCCCACCGCCGGAGGAGCTCCTGCGGCCGCCGGGCAGCCCCGGGGGGCGGCAGGGCAGCCGAGGCGAAGAGGGGCAGCCAGGACCCCCCATGGCACGGCAGCTCCAACGGGAGCTGCACAACGTGCAGGTGAACCAGAAAGTGGGGCTCTTCGAGGCGCACATCCAGgcgcacagctctgctgcccagccgCCCCGGAGCCCCCGGCTAGCCCGGGCCCGTCCGGCCAGCCCCACGGCACCGGTGCTGGGACTTGGAACTGGACCCCGGCCGCGAGCCCGCGGGGAGAGCGAGGCCCCCGATGCTGGTGGGGCGCAGGTTTTTCCGAGCGCTGCGGAGCCCTCCAGGGGGCCAGTTATGATGGTGGCCCCAGCCGtggagctggcagagagcagcagcccccTGGAGCAGTCAGGGCCCGCACCACGGCAagaggaggtggtggtggcCCCCACAGGACTTAAGGGCCAGCACCCAGCCATCGGTGGAAGCATCCCCGCCGTCATCGTCACGGACCTGGGGGGCCCGGAGGAGGAGGCGGGCGCCGTGCCCCCTGGCAGCCTGCCCGTCCGGAAGCTCTCATCATCCTCGGCATCTTCCACTGGCTTCTCCTCGTCCTGGGAGGAGTCTGAGGAGGACATCTCCAGTGACCCTGAGCGCACCCTGGACCAGACCCCGGCCTTCCTGCAGACCCTGGACCAGCAGAAACCCCGAGTGGTGAGTCTTGCATCAGCCCTGGGGAGGTGGGGTGAAGGGTGGCAGCGTCCCCGCTCCAAGacgcagctgcagcaggagggcagaggTCTGTTGCAGCTGAGTTCTGCAGAGAAACTTTACACTTGCTCAGTGGTTCTTGCTTTCCCTCACATGAAAAGCTTTCAGACTTGCAAGAGGGGTTCCTAGTCAAAAAATCCTCGCACAAGAGAATAGCGGTACCTGTTTCATTGTGCACAGTCCTTGCAAAGCTTCACTGGTGCTGCAAAGCTGCCTGCCAGCGTGCTTAAAATACATCCATGGACTGCAGCCTTCTGCTGACATGTGGTTACGAGCTTCAGTTTTCCCTcagcacagcttccctgggtgCTGGAGGTTTCCCATGGTTTACATGAGCCTGAGAGAGAATTTATTTCCTCCCTGGAGTTGAAACTGTGTGGGCCAACTGTCTGTTCAGGTTTACAGTGATGCTCATCACCACAAGGTCTCTGTGTCTTTCACACAGAACCAAAATGCTCTAGAATTTCTGGTAATTCTCCTTTTGAATAAAACTTCTTGCTTGTGGGGTATCTTATATTTTAGGTaagcatattttatttatattaagtTCATTTGTTTCAGGACCTTTGTTGTGGAGCTGGTTGTGAGGCTTTAGGCAAGAGAAATCATCAGTGTTTTGTTACCCTTAGAGAAGAAAGGTCTCCTCAGAGAGGAGAGCTCTGAGGCATTTGCCAAAGGCGTGAGAGTCATGGGGTTTGTTGTGTCACTAGGGCAGTTCATTGCATGTCTGAGTGCATCGCACTGAGCTTTGCACTGAGCTGTCACACCAGTTATCCAGAGGGCTTTGAACCACTTTAACCCAATGCAGGGCACCCATCACGAGGTTCTCCAACCAGCGCATGGTCTCTGCTGTCGTCCCGCTGTGAGACATTGCATTGACTTGAGCCCAGCACTGGAGCTTCCCACTGACAAACCTTGCAACATGCAGGACAACCCAGTGGCTCCTTAGTTTAAGAGTTTAATAAAGGCCCATCAGCTTTCAGTGATGAGGTTCacaatatttaatttcctgtagACACATGGTAGTGAAACTCCTGCTAAGCACAATGACACAAGGAAAACCAGTGCAAGGGAAACATCTAAGTGAAGGCATCAAACTTGGAAGAACCGAGACTGTGGTTTGTGAAACACTCAGCATGCTGAAATAAGTATCTTTTGTACTCCTTTTGTCCTGTTCCAAGAATCCAGGCTCGGTTCTGCTcaggatggagcagcagctgagtaAAAGCAGTTAACAAAGTAATGAGACTGTAGTTCATTGTGTTTGCACGCAGTTTTGTATTTTGGGGCTCTCAACTGATGAATCAGCTTGTTCCCTTTGGGACCTGCTACAATCCCTCTGCTGATTAAATTCTGCTGGTTTTATGTTCGTGAGCTGTAGTAATCTCTGCTCCATTCTCTGCGCTAATGACTGTTCCTAGTGCCAGATCCCACTGATTTGCTGCTGAAAACCGTTCATTGAAGGGCAAAAGCATGCCTGATGCTCCTGTGGAAAGCTTTCTGGAGCCTCAAGCTGACTCTGCACTACCTCCCGTGGCCTTCAGTGAGCTCAGCCAGGCCAGTGGCTCAGCAGTGAACAGGCAAGGCTCATTTGTATTGCCAAAAGCTCTGGATAAGAGCGAGCTCGGATCAGGTCTAAGATCAGAGTAACTGCTGAGCTCCATGGGACTACTCAGGCTAAACGAGATGAAGATCTGGTCCAAAATGTATCAGACAGCCTGAGGAGGTGCACTTgattttgtgtttcagtgctggagtctcagcaggagcagagaggctaATTTACAATTATACTTTCCGCTGGGCTCCACAGGTCCCATGCAGGGCTGATCACTGACTTTGGCAGATTATAGTCAGCTTCTCAGCAGGATCGTGTGCAAATGCCCAGTAATTCTAAATTTCAGATAAATAACACCCAGCTTTGTGTACTGGTTGGCAACGTCTTGTAAATGCGTAACAACGGCAGAAGGCAGCTACTGAGGCAGTGTCAGGTTGCACACTCATTTGTTTTCATGAACTCACTATTTCCTTTCAACAACGCACACGGTCTGGAAATGAGTTGTGTAATGAGGGAGAATGTGTGAGAAGCTCTCTCCACAACTCGTGCTTTTAGTCAAATCCTGGGAGACCTCAGCCGAGAGAAACCAACAAGGTGCCTCTGGGTGCCTCTGGGTGCCTCTGGGTTGAGTGGATAAACGCGGGGCAGGCAGAGAGCCCTGCCTGTCTGcactgggtgctgctggcacaggggagGCTGTTGTACCTGGAGGAGAGGTAATGACAAGCAGCAGGAAAGCGGTTCTTGCGGCAGATACAGTCTGTGCTGCGCATCTCACATAGTGTGTTTACAGATTTGATAAACAGCAggcctgctcctgcccttccttttTGGAGGCTGTCTGGCTTAGCAAATCTGTTAGGGATGTCCGGCTGTCTGTTGTAGTTCCTCCTGACATCCCAGAGAAACAGGCTGGCATGGACTCATCCTCCATTCCTACTGCAGGTAGGAAACTTTGTTTGTGTTCAGGCCTGAAAATTGGCCAGTGAGAAAATTATGTTGCCAGGTGAAAGGGAGGGAGGTATTGTGGCCACATTTTTGGACACCGtgacctggagcagctctgtgactGAAAGGGACTCTGCCTCTGTTTATTGAAACAGTTTGCTCAGTgctttccctgtccctggagTGCCCTGGTGCTCAGCGGGCTGCTCAGCACCGGGGAACAGTGACCCTGCCGCGGTGGTTGCAGACTTGTGAAGTGCGGTGACAATAAGAGCGAGGTGACATTTTGCTGTTTAATTGCAAATCCACTTAAGGTCTGCGTAAACTTCCACGTAAGGGCTTTTGCAGCTGTGGCTTTCCCCGGGCTGTGGGCTGCTGCCGGAGAAACCCCACGCTTGTTTATTGATGCTTGCAAGGCTTCAGAGACACTCGAGCGATTGCACTGCTCGGGCTGCGTGGGAGGGACGGGATGTCCAGGCAGCATGTTGGGATGGGGACACCGTGGTTTGGAAATGCCGCAGGGGAGCATTCTCTGCACACCCCCTGTGACCAGCACGGGCAGTTTGGGGCAGGAACTGACGCCTCTGCTCACCGACCACCCGAGGCAGGAGGATGCAGCAACTTTGGAAGGCACCTGGCTCCATCGCTGTCTCATGCTGAGGGAGAGAATTTCTCCCCTCCTGGCTGATCACACAGGTTGGGTGTGTAGGGAAGTGAGAAGGTGCTCCTTTGTCCCAGGTTCTAAGCGGCACGGGTAGCCTGAAATGGCAGCACAGTCTCCTGAGGAGATTTCACGCCTAAAATAAGATGCATTCTAGCTGTGGTTCCCACTGACCTCTTGACTGGAGAAATAGTAGTGTATGAGTTTTGCCTTTCTGGGGGCTCTGTTGGCTCTTCCCAAGGGAGAGCTGATAACCAGGATGTACTCTGCAGCAGGAGACTTGTCCCACTCTTGGAAACTTGCTGCACCCCTTAAGCAAAAGATATTCCAAAGCTGGTCATTAGTGAGTCCTTGTCATTGACCTAAATTCCCTAGTTTGTCCGCTTCTCCGAAACTGGAGACGAAGCAACAGACAAGTGGGGGGAAAGGCAGAAATTGTGCAAGCAAGCATGTACCATAGAAAAATGATATGTCACGGGGGGAAAAGAACCCCTTCCTGGAAAAAACGGTGCAAGACACTGCAGTGTTCCTCTTCCTGGctttcccacagctgctgtggaaaCACAAGGATGTACAGCAGAATAGTAATCAAGGGACTTGGTACACTCTGAAACTTCTGCTCCTTTCAGCAGGCCGAGTAGATTTCTCAGAATAAGAGACTTCCATTAACCTGTGCGAAATGGCAAGAACTTTTGGAAAAAGCTAATGGCAGTGCTGATGACAGGCATTCTTTTAATTGATTTATTTGTTTGACTCACAATGGCTGTTAATGCAGTCCTGAAAGGGGCCAAGTTTAGATAGGGATAGTGTCAGCCAAGGGCCTCTGGGACCTTTGCTTATTTCTCTTTGAGATGTTCCAAGGCATAAGCTGACAACAGGAGTCCTGATTTGTTCCTATAAAAATCAATCAAGTTAAATAtgctttcattccctttccaAGCTGTCGCTGTGATCAGGAAGTCTCTGTGTAACAGAAACCATGACCACATGGCTGTGGTGATACATGCAAGCCCTGTGAATATCTATCTTTATGCCAACTGTGTTTATGTGTTTTACTCCTTACTCCCACTGTGTTTGTCTCTAAAAGCTCCTAAGCTTATGAGCTTGTGAGTGGTATCTCTGATTTAGTATCAATATAATGTCTGGTGTATTAGGGCCCTGCTGGCTTACTCAGAAGAGCGACTGTTCTTTCAGTAATGCACATCATTGAAAGGGAAGACGCTTAGCACACCTGGTAAGTTGCCAAAGGATGGAGTGTCCCTGCTGTGAGAAAACTAGGGGGAGAGGGGAATGAGGTCGACACCTCTGTGTTTCCCCTCTCGGAACACCACGCTCA contains:
- the ITPKB gene encoding inositol-trisphosphate 3-kinase B; this translates as MAVYCYALNSLVMMNSNSEVTSGRSKTPPPPGQVLPRGPETPGSCRSLPVFSPAPVPPRSPRCGPAFLFPPPEELLRPPGSPGGRQGSRGEEGQPGPPMARQLQRELHNVQVNQKVGLFEAHIQAHSSAAQPPRSPRLARARPASPTAPVLGLGTGPRPRARGESEAPDAGGAQVFPSAAEPSRGPVMMVAPAVELAESSSPLEQSGPAPRQEEVVVAPTGLKGQHPAIGGSIPAVIVTDLGGPEEEAGAVPPGSLPVRKLSSSSASSTGFSSSWEESEEDISSDPERTLDQTPAFLQTLDQQKPRVSKSWRKIKNMVHWSPFVMSFKKKYPWIQLAGHAGSFKAAANGRILKKHCESEQRCLDRLMNDVLKPYVPAYHGDVVKDGERYNQMEDLLAEFDSPCVMDCKMGVRTYLEEELIKARKKPSLRKDMYQKMIEVDPDAPTEEENVLRAVTKPRYMQWRETISSTATLGFRIEGIKKEDGTVNRDFKKTRTKEQVMEAFSEFTKGNRNVLNSYLNRLKGIRATLETSPFFKCHEVIGSSLLFIHDKQEQAKVWMIDFGKTTPLPEGQVLQHNVPWVEGNREDGYLWGLDNLIQILTELSQSEDLH